AAAGTTATCAATTCTTTCTTTAATGATAGAACTGATTTCATCTGCTTGAATTTTTGCACCCATTCAATATCTCCTTTATAAGTTCTAAACTGCTTTTAAAATATGTTCAATCATTTGTGACTTAAGTCTATCTTTTGAGAATGAAATCTCAACACCAAGACTATCAATATCAACTTTGATACCATCATAATCACAAACATTTTGTGATAGCGATAATTGTACATTAAATTTTTCACTAAATTTTTTCTCAATTGTAGAGATATAATCAGCTGATAATTCTTTGTTACAATATACTACACCAGTATATGAATTATTCATTTTTGCTACTTGTGATTCTAATTCACTTGCAATATCAGGAATAATGTCAAGTCTTTTCTTCGACCCTAATAATTTTACAAGGTTTTTTAATTCATCACTTGTATTATCTAAAAATGATAAAACTAATTCAATCTTATTTTCTGCTTTTACTTCAGAAGAAGCAATAATAGAAATAAATTTTTCTTCAGCAAATGCAGAAGAAATAGTTTTTAAATCATTACAAATAGTAGTTGCAGACTCTACAGTTCTACCATCTAATAATGCTTTTACATATCTTTTTGCTATTAAATCATTCATTATGCAACCTTCTTAAGTACGATGTTTGCTAACTCATCTTGAGTTATTGAAACATTATCAGAACTTAATAGTTCTTCAAGAACTTCAGAAACGATTTGTTTCTTAGCTTTTGATGTTTCAATTTTTACTTTTTCATCGAAACCTTTGTCAAGATTTGCAATTTCTGCATCAACTGCATCAGCAACTCTTTTCTTAACAGAGTCAATATCAGTTTTTGCATTTTCAACAATTTCATTTGCTAATTTTTTTGCTTCTTCTAGTTTTTTAGCTGCATTTTCAACTTTTTCTTGAGAAGCTTTTAAAGTATCTTGAACTTTATCAAGCTCAGCTTGAATAGAAGCAGTTCTACCAGCAAAAAAAGCTTTTAATTTGTCTGCAAGTAGGTACCATACTATACCAGCAAAAATAATAAAGTTAACGGTTCTTTGTACGATATCGTAGTTTGTCTCCGCACCTTCAGCTGAAGCTAATAACGCCATAGGAGCTAAAGCTAATCCAAGTAGTAATAATTTTTTCAACCTTAACCTCCTAAATTAAATTGAGCTAATCTTAGCTTTTAAGCTCTCATTAAATTGAGGCATTGCAGCAACTAATGATTCCTTTAAAGCTTTAGTTTCATCTTCAAGTTCTTTAGCGAACTTAAGAGTTTTAGCTTCTAATTCCTCTTTAGCACTTGCAAGTTTAGCATCAGCTACTTCTTTAGCTTCATTGTAAGCTTGGTCTCTTATAGCAGCTGCTTCTTTTTTAGCTTCGGCAATTACATGGCTTGCTTCTTCTAACATACCATCTACGTCAGCAGAGTTTGATTGAGCATTTTCTAAATCTTTTTTAATAGATTTATCTCTATCATCCATATGCTTTAATAGGGGTACAAATAGACAACTGTTAAGTCTTGCTACAACGAAAAGAAAGATTATTGCTGTGCTTAGCAATAATACAGGACTTATGTCTAACATTCATTCCTCCATATTTTTTACAGTTTAGTTTGACTAAAACTGCTTAAATTTTATCTAAAAGTAGTATAAATTTATATTAAAATATAGAAATCTAAGAAAGAATTTTACAAAGTGTTACGAAAGTAATTAGAAATTTTCTCAATATCTTCTTGAGATTTAATTTCAATTTTAAAATAGTTCTTTTCAGCTTTTACTTTTAAATCACTCTTTTTTAAATGCTCAATTACATTATCAAGTGGTTTAAAATCATAATTTTTAATAGTTTTTTTCTTCTTTAAAGCCTTATTATCATCAGCTTTTAACTGCCTTACTAAGTCTTCAGTTTCTCTAACTGAAAGCTTTTGACCAATAATAGAATCTGCAACTTTTTTTTGTGTATCTTCATCTAGTCCAAGCATTATCTTACCATGACCAGCAGAGATTTTGTCATTAGCAAGTAGCTGTTGTACATATGAGCATAATTGTAACAATCTTAAGGTATTAGTAATTAAAGTTCTAGATTTAAATACCTTTTTTGACAACTCATCATGTGTAATATTATGCTCATTTATTAGTTGGGCATAAGAAAAAGCTAATTCAATAATATTTAAATCGTCTCTTTGAATATTTTCAATTAAAGCTAATTCTCTTAATTTAAAATCTTCAATATTTACGATTGTAGCTTTAATAGTCTCTAACTTTGCAAGTTTATGAGCTCTTAATCTTCTTTCACCTGCAACTAAAATATATCCATTTTCATCTTCTATTACTGTTACAGGTTGTAGAAGTCCATGCTCTACAATTGAGTCTGCTAATTCTTTTAATTTATCTTGATCAAATATTTTTCTAGGTTGATTTGGGTTTGGTTTAACTTTTTCAACATCAATTTCAATAATCTTTCCATATTGAGATTTTGAATTTGAATTTTCATAAGCCGTTTCTACTTCACCTAATAATTCTCCAAGTCCTCTACCTAATGCCATATTAAAATCCTACTTTATTTAAAATTATCCAGCAATTGCTTTTGCTAAGTTTGTATATGCTTTTGTTCCAGCTGCCATTTCATCATACAACATGATAGGCTTACCAAAACTTGGGCTTTCTGCCAGTTTAATATTTCTAGGGATAACTACATATGAGCTTTCATCAACTTTAAAAAGTTTACTCTCAAAATGTTGTGCTAAATCTGCAAAAACTTGTTTTGAAAGATTATTTTGAGCACTATACATTGTAGGAAGAAAACCTCTGATTTGTAGTTGTCTATTAATTGTTTGCTTAACTAATTTAATAGTATTTAATAACTGTGCTAAACCCTCTAATGCAAAAAACTCACATTGAATTGGTATTAGTACAGAATTAGCTGCACTTAATGTATTAATAGTGATTGGTCCTAATGCTGGTGGTGAATCAATAATTATATAATCATAATCTTTTTTTACAGGGTCAATTTTTCTTTTTAAAACTAACTCTCTATCTTTGACATTTTTATAAAACTCTTTTTCAATTCCAACTAATCCAATATTTGATGGTGCTACTTTTAAGTTTTCAATTTCAGAATCAAGAATAATTTCATTTAACTCTTTTGTTCCTAACATTACATGATAAATATTATACTCATATGTATCTCTATGAAAACCTAATGATGTAGTAGCATTAGCTTGTGGATCTGCATCTATTAATAATACTCTTTTACCTTCAAGTGCTAATGCAGCACTTAAATTTACGGCAGTGGTAGTCTTTCCTACACCACCTTTTTGATTTGCAATTGCAATAACCTCAGTCATCTTAAACTAAAAACCTTTTTATCGTCAATTTGGATAGAACCATCACCATTTAAAACAGCATTTTCTAATGAAACTTTGTTGTTTTCAACTGTAGCTTTAAATTTTCTACTCTTTTGGAATTCTACCTTAAAAGAGTTAAAAATTTCCTTCCAAGAAATTTTTTTTTCTAAACTTCTAAAATATAATTTTAATATATACATTTTATCGATTTTTATATCTAAATACCCAAAATCACTATTTACATGGGATAAATTTAAACCTATTCCACAATATATTAAATCTTTTGTAACTGAGGTAATTGTTCCCCCAATTTTTTTTTCATCTACATAAAAATCATTTGGCCATTTTAACCAAATTTTTGAACCTTGACTTTTTAGTACTTCTTTTAAAAGATATGAAAAATATATAGAGGCACTTTGTATTTGTAAATCATTAGGTAATCTATTTTTGTCAAGAACAAAAGAGAAAAAAAGATTTCCTTCTTTTCCTTGCCAAGAGTTTCCTCTACTTCCTATACCATTTGTTTGATAATTTGCTGTTACACATAAAGGAGTTGTAAAACTATTTTTTTTTATCAACTCTTTGAGGTAGGTATGTGTTGAATCTACCTCTTCTAAATTTATTATTTCCATATTTGATTATACATAATTAACTTACAAGAGATTATTAAATATAATTTTTTAAAAAGAGAAGATTGTCACATGCTAGATCCGGTTTTACCCATTGCTTTGTATTTAAGTTTTGGTTATTTATTTAAAATATTTTTTAAAGATAATTCAAAAGAGTTAGTTGAGTTTATTATTTACTTTTCTCTTCCTGCTATTGTTTTTGCAAAAATCTATCCTCTAAATTTAACTTATGAAACTTTAGAGTTAGTATTTATGTTTAACACCATAATCTTAGGTAACTTGCTATTAGCTTATTTTGTAGGAAAATTACTCAAACTAGAGAAGAAAATACTTGCTACTTTTATGATTGTTGCAACTTTTGGAAACACTTCATTTATTGGGCTTTCATACATAGATACTTTTTATGGTCAAGATTATGTAGTATACGCACTTATTTATGATCTATTTGGTTCGTTTCTTTTATTAGTTAGTTTAGGAATGATTATTATAAATTGGGGAAGTGGTCAACATGTTAACTTTAAAGGTATAGTTAGAAGTGTAATATTTTTCCCACCAATTATTATGTTCTTTTTAACTGTATTTGCAAAAAACTTTGAGATGCCACTATTTGTTATGAATACAATGGAAACTATTGGTGCAACTTTAGTTCCTATTGCTATGATTGCTATTGGTATGAAACTTGAGTTAAAAAATATTTTCTATAAGTTAAATATAGTTACAACTGCGATTATTATTAAAATGTTTGTTATTCCTATAATTGTATTACTTGCTTTTTCTGCTTTTTATAATTTAGATGATACTTGGAGTAAAACAACAATTTTAGAAGCTGCTATGCCACCTATGACTATGGCTGTAGTATTAGCAATAAAAGGTGGTCTTGATGAAAGATTAGCAATTAATGCTTTAGTTATTGGAGTATTATTATCACTTTTAAGTGTTACAGGATTTTACTACTATTTAGCATAGTAGTAAAATTACTCTAGAATATCGCCTAAAGAGACTCTTTTCCCTTTTATATATTCTACTGCATTTAAAGCTTTTTTAGATGGTGCTTGTAGAGTTTGAACCTCTATTGAACCTTTTTTACAAGCAATTATAATAGAATCAGTTTTTATATCTAAGATTTCACCTTCATTATTATTTGATGTTTCTTCAACTAATTTAATATCTTTTAGTTTTAGACCATTTTCAATAAATATTCCAGGCCAATAAGAGTAAGCTTTATATTTTAAATATAAACTTTTTGCATTTGAAAAATCAACTAGTCCATACTCTTTTTTAATCTTTTTACAAAAACTTACTTCTGTTTCATTTTGTTTTTTAGGTTCAATTTTTTCAAAATTATCTAAAGTTGTGATTGTAAGTTCTGCTGCAATATCAGATAGTTTTGCAAAAGCTTCTGCAACTTCCATTGTAGGTGTAATTTTTAGATATTGTAAAGCTAAAATATCTCCACTATCTAATCCTTCTTCCATAAGCATAGAAGTAACACCTGTATATTCATCATCATTTAATAAAGATTCTTGAATTGGACTTGCTCCTCTATATTTTGGTAATAAAGAAGCGTGAAGATTAATACAAGGAGCTATCTCTAAAATCTCTAGGGGTAAAATTTGTCCATATGCCGCAACTATAATAAAATCTGGATTTAAAGCTTTTAGCTCTTCTTCTACTTCTTTATTTCCTCTTAGTTTTTCAGGTTGAAAAATTGGAAGCTCTATATTATTGTCTAAACAAAACTGTTTTATATGTGGTGGTGTTAAAAGCTGTTTTCTACCTACTGGTTTGTCAGGTTGAGTATAAAGAGCAACAACATCATAAGAGCTATTAATTAGTCTCTCAAATATTTTTGTTGCATAATCTGGTGTTCCCATAAAAACAATTCGTTTAGACACAATATTATCCTTTTTTATGCGTTTTTAAAAAGTGTTCCACTTTTATGATTTTCATCAAGTAAAAAATCATATGCATTTGTTAAATCAAAACCTGAAGTTAAATACATCTTTCTATCTCTTTTTAATAGAAAATTTGCTGCTTTAAGTTTTGTTACAATACCACCTGTAGCAAATTCTGAATTAGGTGTATGTTTCATTTGTAATTCATCTTCTTCGATGTGATTTACAATTTTTCTCATTTTTGCCTCAGGATTCTCATGGGGATTAGAATCATATAAACCATCTACATCTGATAAAATTGTTAATAAATCTGCATCAAAAAAGTGTGCTGCATGAGCTGCTAACTGATCATTATCTCCAAATAGTAACTCTTTATTTGCAATTACATCATTTTCGTTTAAAATAGGAATAATATCATTACTTAAAAGTATCTCCATTACACCTTTTGCATTTAATGATCTTTTTCTTGAATCAAAGTCCTCTTCTACTAGAAGCATCTGAGCACATTTTAAATCATGTTCTCTAAATCTTTTTTTATAGTGTTTCATTAAAAGAGGCTGACCAATTGCGGCAAGAGCTTGTCTGTTTAAAATTTGAGTTTTATCAAGATTTAAAGCAGTATTTCCTGCTGCAACAGCTCCAGATGAAACTAAAATCACTTCTAGTCCCTTCTCTTTTTTTAATTTTGCTATTAAATCAACTAAATTATTTAATCTTTCAACAGCTAAAGCGCTTCCTTCTCTTAGAACAGCACTCCCTACTTTAATAACGATTCTTTTCATTATTTATTTTGTCCTATTAATTCATATAAAGCAAATCTAATTGAATCTGTATTTAAATGTGTAACAGAAGATATTGGTAAAATAAAAAATGGTTTATTTTCATCAAATTTAGAATAAGTTAAATCTTGCACAAAATAAGGTAACTTTTTATCAAAACCATAAGAATTTTCATTTGAAACTTCTAATCCTAAACCTTCAATAAAATCTTTTATATCACCTTCTAAATCTTCACCATAATAAGCATCAATTTTTGTTAATGCAATTGCAAAATTTCTACCACTTAACTCTTCAGAGAATTTTTTAACTTCCTCTTTTAGCACATCATATTGCTCTTTTGTAGTTCTATAGTTTGCAATATCAATCATAAACAGAAGTGTTTTAGTTCTTTCTATATGTCTTAAGAACTCTAATCCTAAACCTCTTCCATCACTTGCTCCATCAATAATACCAGGGATGTCTGCCATTACAAATGAATTATATTCTCCTACTTCTACCACACCTAATTTTGGAGTTAAAGTAGTAAATTCATAATTAGCAATTTCTGGAGCTGCATTTGAAGTAGTAGAGATTAATGTTGATTTTCCAACATTTGGATATCCAACTAAACCAACATCTGCAATTAGTTTTAATTCAAGTCTAATCTCTTTTATCTCTCCTGGAAGTCCTGGCTGAGAATATGTTGGTCTTTGATTTCTTGAGTTTTTAAAGTGTGTATTACCTAACCCACCTTTTCCACCTTCTAAGAAAACTTCTCTTTGTCCTTCTTCTAAAAGATCTAATATTACTTCATCTGTCTCATTATCGATTACTTGTGTTCCTGGAGGTACAACTAATACAAGTGGTTGTGCTGACTTTCCTGTTTTATTTCTACCTTCACCTTGTTTTCCATTTTCAGCTCTTAGAACTGTTCTTCCTTTATACCAAGATAGAGTATCTGTATTACTATCAACTAAAAATACTACATCCCCACCTTTTCCACCATCTCCACCGTCTGGTCCACCTTTGATAACAAACTTTTCTCTTCTAAAAGAAGAGCAACCTTGTCCACCCTTTCCAGATGATACAGTGAATTTAACACTATCTACAAACACATTAATTCCTTTATAAAAAGAGCTTTATACATAAAGCTTAAATAAAAAAAAAGGGTGTAGGCAAAAGCACTACACCCTTTGAGAAAATTAACTTATTAAAACTTTTTATGAAGCGTATACAGAAACTTTCTTTCTATCTTTATTCTTCACTTCAAATTTTACAACACCATCAATTAGTGCATAAATTGTATGATCTTTACCGATTCCTACATTTTCTCCACAGTGTACTTTTGTACCTCTTTGTCTAATAATGATATTACCAGCTCTAACTTTTTCTCCACCAAACTTTTTAACACCAAGTCTTCTACCAGCTGAATCTCTATTATTTTGAGTACTTCCTTGACCTTTCTTGTGAGCCATTTCTTATCTCCTTAAATTATGCAGCGATTTTAGTAATTCTAATTTTAGTGAAGCTTTTTCTGAAACCTCTTTTTAATTTAGAATCTTTTCTTCTTCTTTTTTTGTAAATGATAACTTTCTTAGCTCTATTTACACCAGTTCCATCTAAAACAACCTCTGCTTCAACTTTTGCAGAAGAAACAGCATCACCAGTTTTTAATTCACCATCATTAACAGCTAAAACATCAGTGATTTCAAGAGTTTCTTTAGCAGCTTTTCCAGTATAATCAATATCTAGGATATCACCTTCAGTTACTTTATACTGTTTACCACCACACTTAATAATTGCGTACATATTTATTCCTCTAACTTATCAATTCTTTATTAACTTTTTGCTTTAACGGGACGAAATACTACCTAATTGTAGTTTAAAGTTTCTTTAAGCGAAAATCTTTATTTTAATAATAATCATATGGTTGTGCAATTGCATCTATTACAACCATCGAATTCATAGGTAAACCCTTCACAGAAACGGTACTTCTAACTGGTTTATGATCTCCAAATGCTTCTGCACAAAGTACATTTACAACTGCAAAATCTTCAATATTTTCTAAATAAATAGTAATTTTAATTACTTTATCCATACCACTTTGTGCATCTTCTAAAAGAACTCTTAAATTTTCAAATACTTGTCTTGTTTGAGTTTTAATATCTCTTTCTACCATATCTCCATTTACATCTAATGGAACTTGTCCAGAAGTATAAATTAAACCATTTGCTTTTACAGCTTGTGAGTAAGGACCTATTGCTTGTGGTAATCTATTAGAGTTTATTTTTTCCATATATATTCCTAAGAATTAAAATTTACAAAAATTATATTGATTTTAGATAAATTTTTTATTAAAGATTGTAACTTACAAGTTTACCTTGTTTTAATTGTCTTAAATTATCTTGAACTTTTCTTAATTTAAAACCTTTTTCTCTTAAATTTAAAGTTTGGTCATATTTTAAAGAAGTCAATTTCTTAGTATAAAATGTATATAATAAAACAATTAACTCTTCTTTTAATCTTTGTTCATCATAAACTTCAAGTTTATCATTTAATAATATTCCATTTAATATGGTATTTGTAGGTTCGTTTATTAATAGTTCAAACTCATTTTTATGATACTCAAACATTGAGATATCAACAATATCAAGTACCATATCTAATCTTTTAGGATTTTCTAATATTGCTCTAATAATACAAAGTTCTGCAATATCAATTTTAGTTAAATTAACTTCATTTCGTCTACTCATATCAGAACTTACTTTTATTAGATTTTCTCTTACATTTAATTTTTGAGCTAAATATCTTTTGTATTCATCTTGATAGAGTTCATTTAAAGTTTTAAGATAATCATTTGTTTCTATTAAGGCTTTTTGTTTTTGACTTGGAATGTTTATATCATAGTTTGAAATAATATAATCAAGTGTATAGGAAATAAAATTTTGTGGATTTGAGAAAATCTTATTTAACTCTTCTATCTTTCCATCATTTACCATATCTGCTGGGTCTTTACCCTCTGTAAAGATTACAACTCCACCTTCAAAATCACTTTGAGAAAGCATTACTGAAGCTTTATAAGCTGCTGCTAATCCAGCTTTATCTCCATCATAAGCTAAGATAATTTTAGGTTCTCCTCGTCTAAGAAGTGGTAAATGCTCTTTCGTTAATGCTGTTCCAAGAGTTGCTACAGCAGTATCAAAACCTGCTTGATGAAGCATAATCACATCTAAATACCCTTCCGTAACAATCATTCTATTTTTTTTATAAATACTCTCTTTTGCTAAGTTATATCCATATAGTAATTTAGATTTATTAAATAGTTTTGTTTGAGGAGAGTTTATATATTTTGCACTATGTCCTGAGATAGTTCTTCCACCAAAACCTACTATCTTCCCGCTAATTGAATAAATAGGGAAAGTAATTCTTTCTATAAACCTTGCATATAAACCATTATGTCCTGTATCTATAAGACCTAACTCTTTTGCTTCTGCTAAATTTAATTGATTTGTTTTTAAAAAGTTAACTGTATCATTTGAAGTTGGAGCATAACCTATTTCAAATTTTTCAATTGAAAACTCAGAAATTCCCCTACTTTTAATATACTCTTTTGCTGTTTGATTATATACAAATAGTTTTTGATAATATTTATTAGCCTCTTCTAGAACTTTAGTATCTTGTTTTTTTTGATTTGTATTATCATAAGATAGAGATACATTGTACATAGAAGCTAGCTTTTCTAAAGCTTCTGGATATGATAACTTTTCATATTCCATTACAAATTTTATAGAATCACCACCAGCACCACAACCAAAGCAATGATAAATTTGTTTTTGAGGACTCACAACAAAAGATGGTGTATCTTCCCCATGAAAAGGACAACAAGCCTTGAAATTTGCACCACTTTTTTTAAGTTCCAAAAATTGAGATACTACATCTACTACGTCTAAGTGATTTTTTAAATTTTCTATTGAGTCTTTTGTTATCATTTTGCGATTATACCTAAAAATTTATAATAGTATATGTGCTTTTATGATATGATAATTTATATTTTATATTTAAGGCATTTTTTGGATAGTTTTGTAATTGAGTACAGAGACCCATTATTTGGTGTAATTATATTTTTCACTCTTATCTTTACCATCTCATTTTTAACTTATTCTTTCTCTTTATATAAAGAGAGAAAAGCAAGAAAAGACTATAGAGAACTACTTAAAAGATTTGAAATAGGAAAACTAAAAGAAGAGGATTATGTTCATCTATATAAGACATATAACCTTCCTTTTGACTCAATAATTTTATTAGCTTCAACTTTTATTCATAAAGGAAACTACAATAAGGCTATTTCTGTATATTTAGCTCTTTTAGAACATGTAACAGATAGGGTTAAAAAAGAGGAATTACTTGAGCTTTTAGGAACTACTTATTTTAAAGGTGGTTTTATGCAAAGAGCAAAAGATATTTTCTTAAGAATTCTAAAATTTTCACCTAGAAATACTCATGCTTTAAAATACTTATTAGTGATAAATGAAAAACTAAAAGATTATAATAATGCAAAAGAGATTATTGATTGTTTAGATGAAATAGGAGAAGAGACAACTAAAGATAAAATCTTTATTGAAACTCTTATTTTAATAAATGATCCCATTAAATCTTTCGAAAAGAAAAGTATTGAGTTATTAGAAACACTTAAAAATAATCCTAGTGTACAAAGACTAATTGCTAAATTTTATCTTTCATATAATAAAGAGTTTTTTTGGGAGAATATGGAACTTTTTGATGAGAAAAAACTTATTGATTTAATGTGGTTTTTAAATTTTGAAGATATTAATTTTGAGAAAGTTTCAAAAAGCAATTTTTTAACTGAATTGTATAATGCCAAGGGGTATTTAAATAATTTAAATCATAGTGATGATTTTGTATTTGATATTTTAATTGCACTTAATACACATGATCATAAAATTCCAGCAACAATTGACTTTGAATTTATCTGTAAATCTTGTAAGCATATTCATCCTATGTTTGATACAAGATGTCCAAACTGCCAAAATATTCTAACTTTTGATGTAAAACATCATCTTACAAAGGACTTAGTTGAAAGAAATCAATCTTTACAGTGATGGCTCTTCTTTAGGAAATCCAGGCCCTGGTGGTTGGGGTACTATCTTAGAGTATAAAGGAAAAGAGAAAGAGTTAAGTGGAGCTCAAGATAATACTACAAACAATCAAATGGAACTTAAAGGGGTAATTGAAGGACTTAAAGCTTTAAAAGAACCTTGTAAAGTTAATATTATTTCTGATTCTACTTATGTAGTAAAAGGAATAAATGAATGGCTAAGTGCTTGGATAAAAAATAATTGGAAAAATTCTTCAAAAAAACCTGTAAAAAATATAGAACTATGGCAAGAATATGTAGATGTTTCAAAAAAACACACTATAATAGCAAATTGGGTTAAAGGGCATGCAGGACATTTTCATAATGAAAGATGTGATATACTTGCACGCACTGAAGCTGAAAAATTAAAAGGAGAAAATAATGAGTGATTACTCAAAATTAGAAAAGTGTTTGGATTATCAGTTTAAAAACAAAGATCTGATAATCGAAGCACTTACTCATAAGAGCTATAAAAAGCCTTATAACAATGAAAGATTGGAGTTTTTAGGAGATGCTGTTTTAAACCTAATTGTAGGAGAATATCTATTTAAAAAATTTCCTCAATCAAATGAAGGGGAACTTTCAAAGATTAGAGCAAGTTTAGTAAATGAAACAGGTTTTACTAAGTTAGCAAATGAGATTAAATTAGGTGACTATATTTTTATATCAAATGCCGAAGAGAGAAACAAAGGAAGAAGTAAAGCCTCTATTCTTTCAGATGCTTTTGAAGCCATTATGGGTGCTATTTATTTAGAATCAGGTTTAGAAGTTTTAAAACCAATAATCTTAAAACTTTTAGAAAACTCTTATGACAAAATCAATTTAGATGTATTATTTAGTGATTATAAAACTGCATTACAAGAGATAACACAAGCACAGTTTGGAACTATTCCTGAATATAAAATAGAAGGTTCTTATGGACCAGACCATAAAAAAGAGTTTGAAGTATCAATTTGGATTGATGGAAAATCTTATGGGAAAGCAATAGGAAAAAGTAAAAAGTTAGCACAACAAGCTGTTGCAAAAATTGCTATTGATAAATTAAAAGCAAATAACTAAAAAAAAGTAGAAAATTATATGCTTTGAGCATAATGGGAGGGAAAATGAATAGTTTTGGTAGTAAATTTAGATTTACAACATTTGGAGAGAGTCATGGTAGAGCATTAGGTTGTATCGTTGATGGTGTACCTGCTGGAATTACTGTTGATGAAGATTTTATTCAAGCAGAAATGGATAGAAGAAAACCTGGACAAAATGCTTATGCAACTCCAAGAAAAGAGTCAGATAAAGTTGAAATTCTAAGTGGAGTATTTGAGGGTAAAACTACAGGAACACCTATCTCTATGGTTATTTTTAATGAAAACCAAAAAAGTAGAGATTATACAAATGTAAAAGACCTATTTAGACCAGGTCATGCAGATTTCACTTATTTTGAGAAATATGGAATTCGAGATTATAGAGGTGGAGGTAGAAGTTCAGCAAGAGAGACAGCAGCAAGAGTTGCAGCTGGTGCTATTG
This sequence is a window from Halarcobacter bivalviorum. Protein-coding genes within it:
- a CDS encoding tetratricopeptide repeat protein, producing MDSFVIEYRDPLFGVIIFFTLIFTISFLTYSFSLYKERKARKDYRELLKRFEIGKLKEEDYVHLYKTYNLPFDSIILLASTFIHKGNYNKAISVYLALLEHVTDRVKKEELLELLGTTYFKGGFMQRAKDIFLRILKFSPRNTHALKYLLVINEKLKDYNNAKEIIDCLDEIGEETTKDKIFIETLILINDPIKSFEKKSIELLETLKNNPSVQRLIAKFYLSYNKEFFWENMELFDEKKLIDLMWFLNFEDINFEKVSKSNFLTELYNAKGYLNNLNHSDDFVFDILIALNTHDHKIPATIDFEFICKSCKHIHPMFDTRCPNCQNILTFDVKHHLTKDLVERNQSLQ
- the obgE gene encoding GTPase ObgE, yielding MFVDSVKFTVSSGKGGQGCSSFRREKFVIKGGPDGGDGGKGGDVVFLVDSNTDTLSWYKGRTVLRAENGKQGEGRNKTGKSAQPLVLVVPPGTQVIDNETDEVILDLLEEGQREVFLEGGKGGLGNTHFKNSRNQRPTYSQPGLPGEIKEIRLELKLIADVGLVGYPNVGKSTLISTTSNAAPEIANYEFTTLTPKLGVVEVGEYNSFVMADIPGIIDGASDGRGLGLEFLRHIERTKTLLFMIDIANYRTTKEQYDVLKEEVKKFSEELSGRNFAIALTKIDAYYGEDLEGDIKDFIEGLGLEVSNENSYGFDKKLPYFVQDLTYSKFDENKPFFILPISSVTHLNTDSIRFALYELIGQNK
- a CDS encoding Rid family detoxifying hydrolase, which gives rise to MEKINSNRLPQAIGPYSQAVKANGLIYTSGQVPLDVNGDMVERDIKTQTRQVFENLRVLLEDAQSGMDKVIKITIYLENIEDFAVVNVLCAEAFGDHKPVRSTVSVKGLPMNSMVVIDAIAQPYDYY
- the rnhA gene encoding ribonuclease HI, which gives rise to MKEINLYSDGSSLGNPGPGGWGTILEYKGKEKELSGAQDNTTNNQMELKGVIEGLKALKEPCKVNIISDSTYVVKGINEWLSAWIKNNWKNSSKKPVKNIELWQEYVDVSKKHTIIANWVKGHAGHFHNERCDILARTEAEKLKGENNE
- the rnc gene encoding ribonuclease III is translated as MSDYSKLEKCLDYQFKNKDLIIEALTHKSYKKPYNNERLEFLGDAVLNLIVGEYLFKKFPQSNEGELSKIRASLVNETGFTKLANEIKLGDYIFISNAEERNKGRSKASILSDAFEAIMGAIYLESGLEVLKPIILKLLENSYDKINLDVLFSDYKTALQEITQAQFGTIPEYKIEGSYGPDHKKEFEVSIWIDGKSYGKAIGKSKKLAQQAVAKIAIDKLKANN
- the dnaG gene encoding DNA primase; this encodes MITKDSIENLKNHLDVVDVVSQFLELKKSGANFKACCPFHGEDTPSFVVSPQKQIYHCFGCGAGGDSIKFVMEYEKLSYPEALEKLASMYNVSLSYDNTNQKKQDTKVLEEANKYYQKLFVYNQTAKEYIKSRGISEFSIEKFEIGYAPTSNDTVNFLKTNQLNLAEAKELGLIDTGHNGLYARFIERITFPIYSISGKIVGFGGRTISGHSAKYINSPQTKLFNKSKLLYGYNLAKESIYKKNRMIVTEGYLDVIMLHQAGFDTAVATLGTALTKEHLPLLRRGEPKIILAYDGDKAGLAAAYKASVMLSQSDFEGGVVIFTEGKDPADMVNDGKIEELNKIFSNPQNFISYTLDYIISNYDINIPSQKQKALIETNDYLKTLNELYQDEYKRYLAQKLNVRENLIKVSSDMSRRNEVNLTKIDIAELCIIRAILENPKRLDMVLDIVDISMFEYHKNEFELLINEPTNTILNGILLNDKLEVYDEQRLKEELIVLLYTFYTKKLTSLKYDQTLNLREKGFKLRKVQDNLRQLKQGKLVSYNL
- the rplU gene encoding 50S ribosomal protein L21, producing MYAIIKCGGKQYKVTEGDILDIDYTGKAAKETLEITDVLAVNDGELKTGDAVSSAKVEAEVVLDGTGVNRAKKVIIYKKRRRKDSKLKRGFRKSFTKIRITKIAA
- the rpmA gene encoding 50S ribosomal protein L27, whose translation is MAHKKGQGSTQNNRDSAGRRLGVKKFGGEKVRAGNIIIRQRGTKVHCGENVGIGKDHTIYALIDGVVKFEVKNKDRKKVSVYAS